The following are encoded in a window of Microbacterium sp. LWO13-1.2 genomic DNA:
- a CDS encoding ABC transporter permease gives MSDTLIEVRPVDDATPSPARRPSAVVALRFARARAIDIALVMVAAATLSFLTLQMMPGNPVDTLLRGTFEITPEMRRDVAVAYGLDQPVWLQYIRYLGGLLVGDLGVSYQQRASVNEIIGTALPPTAALTAFAMVLAIGFALVGALVSAGRGRGARFLAQGIELVAIAVPSFWIGLILLSVFAFAIPLFPSTGADGFGSLVLPAVTLALPLAGVLGQILRERLDETLEQPHALTARTRGASAARVRVRHGLRHSVIPALTVSGAIVGSLLVGTTVIETLFSRPGIGRVLLNAVMSKDAPVIMGVVIFSAIVFVVVNTVVDLLALIVDPRTRTQKGLVGAW, from the coding sequence ATGTCTGACACTCTGATCGAGGTGCGTCCGGTGGACGACGCCACCCCGTCGCCCGCCCGTCGGCCGAGTGCCGTCGTCGCGCTCCGATTCGCTCGCGCACGAGCGATCGACATCGCGCTGGTCATGGTCGCGGCAGCAACGCTCTCCTTCCTCACTCTTCAGATGATGCCGGGCAACCCGGTGGACACCCTCCTTCGCGGCACGTTCGAGATCACCCCCGAGATGCGTCGGGATGTCGCCGTCGCCTACGGGCTCGACCAGCCCGTGTGGCTGCAGTACATCCGCTACCTCGGTGGGCTGCTCGTCGGCGATCTCGGCGTCAGCTACCAGCAGCGCGCATCGGTCAACGAGATCATCGGCACGGCGCTGCCGCCGACGGCGGCGCTCACCGCATTCGCGATGGTGCTGGCGATCGGCTTCGCCCTCGTCGGTGCACTGGTCTCGGCCGGCCGTGGACGCGGAGCGCGTTTCCTGGCCCAGGGCATCGAGCTCGTCGCCATCGCCGTGCCCTCGTTCTGGATCGGACTCATCCTGCTGAGCGTCTTCGCCTTCGCGATTCCCCTGTTCCCGTCGACCGGAGCGGACGGCTTCGGCTCGCTCGTGCTACCCGCGGTCACCCTGGCGCTGCCCCTCGCCGGCGTCTTGGGGCAGATCCTGCGAGAGCGCCTCGACGAGACCCTGGAACAGCCGCACGCGCTCACAGCCCGTACCCGCGGAGCGAGCGCCGCACGGGTGCGGGTCCGGCACGGGCTTCGACACTCGGTGATCCCGGCACTCACCGTCTCCGGTGCGATCGTCGGGTCGCTCCTGGTGGGCACCACCGTCATCGAGACGCTCTTCTCCAGGCCGGGGATCGGCCGAGTGCTGCTCAACGCCGTGATGTCGAAGGATGCTCCGGTGATCATGGGGGTCGTGATCTTCTCGGCGATCGTATTCGTGGTCGTGAACACCGTCGTCGATCTGCTCGCGCTGATCGTCGATCCCCGCACTCGTACCCAGAAGGGGCTGGTGGGAGCATGGTGA
- a CDS encoding ABC transporter permease — translation MVTLDVPLPRAQARLLRTDVPVGMVLAAGILILLIVMAITPALFTDTDPLRTDPLAAFQPPGAAHPFGTDQLGRDQFARVIHGARLSLGMGFGATVIGLIAGLALGLLAGLSRGWGDRVLSRLIDVLYAFPEMLLAIIAVAVLGTGFSTLLIAIGIGSIPSYARVLRSQVLQVRSSGYAESAVTLGQRPALIAWRHVLPNSIGPVLVLATIGVGTAIIFGSALSFVGLGAQPPTPEWGLMLSDSRNYLSLAPWLALWPGIFLAATVISVTVIGRWLQRRFVSPLGGRR, via the coding sequence ATGGTGACTCTCGACGTGCCGCTGCCCCGCGCGCAGGCGCGACTCCTGCGTACGGATGTTCCGGTCGGCATGGTCCTCGCCGCAGGCATCCTGATCCTGCTGATCGTGATGGCGATCACTCCTGCCCTGTTCACCGACACCGACCCGCTGCGGACCGACCCGCTGGCGGCATTCCAGCCCCCGGGCGCCGCGCACCCGTTCGGCACCGACCAGCTCGGGCGCGATCAGTTCGCCCGCGTGATCCACGGAGCGCGACTGAGTCTCGGGATGGGATTCGGGGCCACCGTCATCGGGCTGATCGCCGGGCTCGCCCTCGGACTGCTCGCCGGTCTCTCGCGGGGTTGGGGCGACCGCGTGCTCTCCCGACTCATCGACGTCCTCTACGCCTTCCCCGAGATGCTCCTCGCGATCATCGCGGTTGCGGTGCTGGGCACCGGATTCTCGACGCTGCTGATCGCGATCGGCATCGGATCCATTCCCAGCTACGCACGGGTCCTGCGGTCGCAGGTGCTCCAGGTGCGCTCATCCGGCTACGCCGAGTCGGCTGTCACGCTCGGACAGCGCCCCGCTCTGATCGCATGGCGCCACGTGCTGCCCAATTCGATCGGGCCGGTGCTCGTGCTGGCCACGATCGGCGTGGGCACTGCCATCATCTTCGGCTCCGCTCTCAGCTTCGTCGGCCTCGGCGCCCAGCCGCCGACCCCGGAATGGGGACTCATGCTCTCAGACAGTCGCAACTACCTCTCGCTCGCACCGTGGCTCGCCCTGTGGCCGGGAATCTTCCTCGCCGCGACAGTGATCTCGGTGACGGTGATCGGACGCTGGTTGCAGCGACGATTCGTCAGCCCGTTGGGAGGTCGGCGATGA
- a CDS encoding ABC transporter ATP-binding protein, with product MTDVLSRPVLPLSDADAQPVAQGTPLLSVRDLTVTFHGGRVPVRAVRGVSFDIRAGESVAIVGESGSGKSVTARALLGVAGAGAAVNAERLSWADADLRRFTERQWRGIRGRRIGLVLQDALSSLDPLRRIGAEVAEPLAVHRLLTRGQHRFRVRELLTSVGIPRPDVRARQYPHELSGGLRQRALIASALAGAPELIVADEPTTALDVTVQAQILDLLADLRSRGTALLVISHDLAVVAQIADRVLVMRDGVVVEEGPTRRVLTAPRHEYTRQLLDAVPGSGSRGRRLSDDRERVGQDDATPAVVGSAPVVVRADRLRKTYRAPGGEDTVALEEVSFALHRSEIVGIVGESGSGKSTAARVVLGLAEPDSGSVEFLGEAWSGIPEQKRRMRRPRIQHISQDPLGSFDPRQRVGAIIAEALARVGVPRAERPDEVGRLLESVGLTADVTGRRPSSLSGGQRQRVAIARALATRPEVIVCDEAVSALDVSVQAQVLDLLVELRDRTGVALLFISHDLGVIHHIADRVLVMKDGRVVEQGDVHEVFTAPRHPYTQQLLASLPTLPPREATPERILDAQD from the coding sequence ATGACCGACGTCCTCAGCCGGCCGGTGCTCCCGTTATCGGACGCCGATGCGCAGCCGGTCGCCCAGGGAACGCCTCTGCTCAGCGTCCGCGACCTCACGGTCACCTTCCACGGCGGTCGGGTGCCGGTCCGTGCCGTGCGCGGAGTGTCCTTCGACATCCGCGCCGGCGAGTCCGTCGCCATCGTCGGGGAGTCAGGGTCGGGCAAGAGTGTCACCGCGCGGGCGCTGCTCGGCGTCGCCGGAGCCGGCGCCGCCGTGAACGCCGAGCGGCTGAGCTGGGCGGATGCCGATCTCCGCCGTTTCACCGAACGCCAGTGGCGCGGCATCCGGGGTCGACGAATCGGACTGGTGCTCCAGGACGCGCTGAGCTCTCTCGATCCCCTTCGCCGGATCGGGGCGGAGGTCGCTGAACCGCTGGCGGTGCACCGTCTCCTCACGCGAGGGCAGCACAGGTTCCGGGTCCGCGAGTTGCTGACCAGCGTCGGCATCCCCCGTCCGGATGTCCGCGCTCGCCAGTACCCGCACGAGCTCTCCGGAGGATTGCGTCAGCGGGCGCTCATCGCATCGGCGCTCGCGGGCGCACCGGAGCTCATCGTCGCCGACGAACCGACCACCGCCCTGGATGTGACCGTCCAGGCGCAGATCCTCGACCTGCTCGCCGACCTCAGATCCCGAGGCACCGCTCTTCTGGTCATCAGCCACGATCTCGCCGTCGTCGCCCAGATCGCCGACCGTGTTCTGGTGATGCGCGACGGAGTCGTGGTCGAAGAGGGGCCGACGAGGAGGGTGCTGACCGCGCCTCGTCACGAGTACACGCGACAGCTGCTCGATGCGGTCCCTGGGTCGGGCTCGCGCGGGCGACGGCTGTCCGACGATCGCGAGCGGGTGGGACAGGACGACGCCACTCCCGCCGTCGTGGGCTCGGCGCCCGTCGTCGTGCGTGCCGACCGCCTTCGCAAGACGTATCGTGCGCCGGGAGGAGAGGACACGGTCGCCCTCGAGGAGGTGTCGTTCGCGCTTCATCGGTCGGAGATCGTCGGCATCGTCGGGGAGTCGGGGTCGGGAAAGTCGACGGCAGCCCGCGTCGTCCTGGGCCTGGCAGAGCCGGACTCCGGCTCCGTGGAATTCCTCGGCGAGGCGTGGTCCGGAATCCCCGAGCAGAAGCGGCGGATGCGGCGACCTCGCATTCAGCACATCTCGCAGGATCCGCTGGGCTCGTTCGATCCCAGACAGCGCGTGGGCGCGATCATCGCCGAGGCGCTCGCCCGTGTCGGCGTCCCCCGTGCGGAGCGCCCTGACGAAGTCGGACGACTGCTGGAATCCGTCGGCCTGACGGCGGATGTGACAGGGCGTCGACCGTCATCGCTCTCCGGCGGCCAGCGACAGCGGGTCGCGATCGCGCGTGCCCTCGCGACCCGGCCAGAGGTGATCGTCTGCGATGAGGCGGTATCCGCGCTCGATGTATCGGTTCAGGCGCAGGTCCTCGACCTGCTCGTCGAGCTCCGCGACCGCACCGGCGTGGCGCTGCTGTTCATCTCCCACGACCTCGGCGTCATCCATCACATCGCCGATCGCGTCCTCGTCATGAAGGACGGGCGCGTGGTCGAACAGGGCGACGTCCACGAGGTCTTCACCGCACCGCGGCATCCGTACACCCAGCAGCTTCTCGCATCTCTTCCCACCCTCCCGCCGCGGGAGGCCACCCCCGAAAGGATCCTCGATGCCCAGGATTGA
- a CDS encoding LLM class flavin-dependent oxidoreductase, giving the protein MPRIDLFYYGDTSPGQSAAELYRDIEEQVVLGDQLGYNGVWVTEHHLDMRGEIPDPLLLLARLSGVTSRIRLGTSIVCAPFYHPIRLAESALLLDALSGGRLDLGVGSGVGDDRFLSVWGVTRAESSARAAEVFEILRQAIDIGAVNFHGEFYDFTDVIVSPPAGRSARDLIWAAAGRNAIPLAEKHGYRLMIPRPLPLEERLRINRDYRAVTGESGEVIHLRSGLVAATREQARRDSVEFLREYARIYLKVDWRGGPDSAQFDEIAEQLSFAIGTAGDVAEKIWDWTAQFDGTEQTAIQFQGPGVSHANVLKAIELFADELPGLQAVSSAPTVDLAASA; this is encoded by the coding sequence ATGCCCAGGATTGATCTCTTCTACTACGGCGACACCTCACCAGGGCAATCGGCTGCCGAACTGTACCGCGACATCGAGGAGCAGGTCGTGCTCGGCGACCAGCTCGGATACAACGGCGTGTGGGTGACGGAGCACCATCTCGACATGCGCGGCGAGATCCCTGATCCGCTCTTGCTGCTCGCCCGTCTCAGCGGCGTCACCAGCCGGATCAGGCTCGGCACCTCGATCGTGTGCGCGCCGTTCTATCATCCGATCCGGCTCGCCGAGTCGGCGCTGCTGCTCGACGCGCTCTCCGGTGGGCGCCTCGACCTCGGTGTGGGCTCCGGGGTGGGCGACGACCGATTCCTCTCGGTGTGGGGGGTGACTCGGGCGGAGTCCTCGGCACGTGCTGCGGAAGTCTTCGAGATCCTCCGACAGGCGATCGACATCGGCGCGGTGAACTTCCACGGCGAGTTCTACGACTTCACCGACGTGATCGTCTCTCCGCCGGCCGGCAGGAGCGCGCGTGATCTCATCTGGGCCGCCGCGGGACGCAATGCGATCCCGCTCGCGGAGAAGCACGGGTACCGTCTGATGATTCCGCGGCCGCTTCCCCTTGAGGAGCGCCTGCGCATCAACCGCGACTATCGGGCCGTGACAGGGGAGTCCGGCGAGGTGATCCACCTCCGCAGCGGCCTGGTCGCCGCGACTCGTGAGCAGGCCCGGCGCGATTCCGTGGAGTTCCTCCGCGAATACGCGCGTATCTATCTCAAGGTCGATTGGCGCGGCGGACCGGACAGCGCGCAGTTCGACGAGATCGCCGAACAGCTCAGCTTCGCGATCGGCACCGCGGGAGATGTCGCGGAGAAGATCTGGGACTGGACGGCGCAGTTCGACGGCACCGAACAGACCGCGATCCAGTTCCAGGGGCCCGGCGTCTCACACGCCAATGTCCTCAAGGCCATCGAGCTCTTCGCCGATGAGCTCCCCGGGCTGCAGGCGGTCAGCTCTGCACCCACCGTCGACCTGGCCGCATCGGCCTAG
- a CDS encoding LLM class flavin-dependent oxidoreductase: MTQELPRTHLPVQPAADRHLRLGFITHLDHTDDLERVYAENLRFIQELEKLGYDSAWVATRHFHSGWANLPSPFAFYGAAAALTSTITLGTAVVPIIVDDPVRLAEEVSVLDHLSGGRLQLGLGKGVPSTGYHVFARWGSERENDYLTKVEQLHWALRGEQIPDSQARIHPPNHDLRGRIYHGTSTWSTIRRAAQLGDGFILERFGNGDERTPENRPVFLKRQADSILEYRSEFTRSWGTERTPHVVLSRSAWPADTTAQALAELTEATREWNASARSVGRLPEGLSPAEELISDNVAWGTVDDLVADLTADPSFALSDELVLGLHPGRYTIPVAIEKARTLIEQAYPLLDAEWRRAQKSLGERVAEYDASRESVIA, from the coding sequence ATGACTCAAGAACTTCCCCGCACCCATCTGCCGGTGCAGCCCGCCGCGGATCGTCATCTGAGACTCGGGTTCATCACTCACCTCGACCACACCGACGATCTCGAACGGGTGTACGCGGAGAATCTCCGGTTCATCCAGGAGCTCGAGAAGCTCGGGTACGACAGCGCGTGGGTCGCGACGCGCCACTTCCACTCCGGATGGGCGAACCTTCCCAGCCCGTTCGCGTTCTACGGGGCCGCGGCCGCATTGACCTCCACGATCACACTCGGCACCGCTGTGGTCCCGATCATCGTCGACGACCCGGTGCGCCTCGCGGAGGAGGTCTCGGTGCTCGATCACCTGTCGGGAGGTCGTCTGCAGCTCGGCCTCGGGAAGGGTGTTCCCTCGACGGGATATCACGTCTTCGCGCGGTGGGGGAGTGAGCGCGAGAACGACTACCTGACCAAGGTCGAGCAGTTGCACTGGGCGCTCCGCGGGGAGCAGATTCCCGATTCTCAGGCGCGCATCCATCCGCCGAACCACGACCTGCGCGGACGGATCTACCACGGCACATCGACGTGGTCGACGATCCGACGCGCGGCGCAACTCGGTGATGGATTCATCCTGGAGCGGTTCGGGAACGGCGATGAGCGGACGCCGGAGAACCGCCCGGTGTTCCTGAAGCGCCAGGCCGACTCCATCCTCGAGTACCGATCGGAGTTCACGCGCTCGTGGGGGACGGAACGCACGCCCCATGTGGTGCTGTCGCGGTCCGCGTGGCCGGCGGACACGACAGCCCAGGCGCTCGCGGAACTCACCGAGGCCACCCGGGAATGGAACGCGTCCGCGCGATCGGTCGGCCGGCTGCCCGAAGGTCTGAGCCCCGCCGAGGAGCTCATCTCGGACAACGTGGCCTGGGGTACGGTCGACGACCTCGTCGCCGACCTCACGGCCGATCCGTCGTTCGCGCTCTCGGACGAACTCGTCCTCGGGCTGCATCCCGGGCGGTACACGATCCCGGTCGCCATTGAAAAGGCTCGGACGCTCATCGAGCAGGCATACCCGCTGCTGGATGCCGAATGGCGGCGCGCTCAGAAGTCGTTGGGTGAACGCGTCGCCGAGTACGATGCCTCACGCGAATCCGTGATCGCATGA
- a CDS encoding DUF1684 domain-containing protein, whose translation MTSAPGRTDLDAERESRWRSVSGEYGIASLRHTHWLDAEHRSYPGAPGSWAGRDGRVVGIVPLDPDAEPEEVALSPGEDARVGKLRLRAIDRDGALALRVFDPDAPSRSELREILSFPPNDDWVVDGVFIPAASGETRVVRSVDGYEREETAVGEIALEVGGESVRLAVSGGSTGFSAVIADATSGDDAYRFRFLPIGAPDSDGTVVVDFNRAYLPPCAFSDQYVCPLPPAGNRLRVRVEAGERIVDRAA comes from the coding sequence ATGACCTCTGCCCCCGGTCGTACCGATCTCGACGCCGAACGGGAGTCCCGTTGGCGCTCTGTCTCCGGCGAGTACGGGATCGCCTCGCTGAGGCACACGCACTGGCTGGATGCCGAGCATCGTTCCTACCCCGGAGCGCCCGGCTCCTGGGCAGGTCGTGACGGGCGGGTCGTCGGCATCGTCCCGCTCGACCCGGATGCCGAGCCCGAAGAGGTGGCGCTGTCACCGGGGGAGGACGCACGGGTCGGGAAGCTCCGTCTCCGCGCGATCGACCGCGATGGCGCGCTGGCGTTGCGGGTCTTCGATCCGGACGCGCCCAGTCGATCCGAGCTGCGCGAGATCCTCTCCTTCCCCCCGAACGACGACTGGGTGGTCGACGGCGTGTTCATTCCTGCGGCATCCGGAGAGACCAGGGTCGTGCGCAGCGTGGACGGATATGAACGCGAGGAGACCGCCGTCGGAGAAATCGCTCTCGAGGTCGGCGGTGAATCCGTGCGCCTCGCCGTCTCCGGCGGCTCGACGGGGTTCAGTGCCGTCATCGCCGACGCCACCAGCGGCGACGACGCCTATCGATTCCGGTTCCTGCCGATCGGGGCGCCGGACTCCGACGGTACGGTGGTCGTCGATTTCAACCGCGCCTACCTCCCGCCCTGCGCTTTCAGCGACCAGTACGTCTGCCCCCTTCCTCCCGCGGGGAACCGGTTGCGGGTGCGGGTCGAGGCCGGCGAGCGGATCGTGGATCGGGCGGCGTAG
- a CDS encoding 2-dehydropantoate 2-reductase N-terminal domain-containing protein, with product MVTRLVRLVSRYIVIGAGAVGALLAAQWTSARVPVTLVGRGRALEVIERDGVRVRRPGGDEVIEVDVVASIQEARPRLSDAIVLAVKSQDAERVIADIAWVELADGLGVVADLPILTLQNGLASEEIALRRFERVIGVSVGIPASHLEPGVIVSPGRPVVGVAWIGGYPRSIPAEEERHRGAFTRAGFAAIIEPDIAAAKRRKLIANLRNIVDVFGATSEQQEYAEGALAGEARRVFAEAGLSVAPAAWDAPRLDVDPVPGHVPGHLSTWQSFARGTTSEVDFLSGEVALIARRHGLAAPLNAAVARELGIHAARKGRPGELPLPPEFTSGSLFAERAW from the coding sequence GTGGTCACACGGCTGGTCCGCCTCGTGAGCCGGTACATCGTCATCGGCGCCGGCGCAGTCGGCGCGTTGCTTGCTGCGCAGTGGACCAGCGCCCGCGTGCCGGTGACGCTGGTCGGTCGAGGCCGCGCGCTCGAGGTCATCGAGCGGGATGGGGTGCGAGTTCGTCGGCCGGGTGGAGACGAGGTGATCGAAGTCGATGTCGTCGCGTCGATCCAGGAGGCGCGTCCAAGGCTGTCCGACGCGATCGTGTTAGCGGTCAAGTCTCAGGATGCGGAGCGCGTCATCGCCGATATCGCCTGGGTGGAACTCGCCGACGGGCTCGGAGTCGTGGCAGATCTGCCGATCCTCACTCTGCAGAACGGGCTGGCGAGCGAGGAGATCGCGCTCCGGAGGTTCGAGAGAGTGATCGGCGTTTCAGTCGGCATTCCCGCGAGTCATCTCGAGCCGGGCGTGATCGTCTCACCGGGCCGGCCCGTCGTCGGCGTCGCCTGGATCGGCGGGTATCCCCGGTCGATCCCGGCCGAGGAGGAGCGGCACCGTGGTGCGTTCACTCGGGCCGGCTTCGCTGCGATCATCGAGCCGGACATCGCCGCGGCCAAGCGCCGCAAGCTCATCGCGAACCTGCGGAACATCGTCGACGTGTTCGGAGCGACCAGCGAACAGCAGGAGTACGCCGAAGGCGCCCTCGCCGGTGAAGCCCGACGCGTCTTCGCCGAGGCGGGGCTGTCGGTCGCTCCCGCCGCGTGGGACGCGCCGCGTCTTGACGTCGATCCCGTGCCGGGGCATGTGCCGGGTCACCTGTCGACCTGGCAGAGTTTCGCGCGCGGGACGACGAGCGAAGTCGACTTCCTGAGCGGCGAGGTCGCGCTCATCGCCAGACGGCACGGCCTGGCGGCACCGCTCAACGCTGCGGTCGCGCGCGAACTCGGCATCCACGCAGCGCGCAAGGGGCGACCAGGGGAGTTGCCGCTCCCGCCGGAGTTCACGTCCGGATCGCTGTTCGCCGAGCGCGCGTGGTGA
- a CDS encoding LysR family transcriptional regulator, with the protein MNTDDLRILLELSRTGRLNAVAGRMQLDETTVSRRLARLEQSVGSRLIDRGRHGWQLTAAGEILIPHAEAIENARLAAVDELSTSRQTLSGAIRVLAPDGFGVYVLIPGLADLRDQHPDLTLEISTATSQGAVTARDFDVAISLEPSSVPTVRAAPLAEYELRLYASADYLRRNGEPSSTRDVIDGHSVIWYIDSMLDVRPLRLLDTILAGAHARVQCNNITGQVQAAINGLGIAPLPTFIGEREPRLVPVLPESFAVKRAYWMIAPEIGLPLRRVQATIEAVRALVDKHPDLDLLPRADGAPG; encoded by the coding sequence ATGAACACCGATGACCTCCGCATCCTGCTGGAGCTGTCGCGCACGGGGCGACTCAACGCCGTCGCCGGCCGCATGCAACTCGACGAGACGACCGTGTCACGTCGACTTGCGCGGCTCGAGCAGAGCGTGGGCAGCCGGCTCATCGATCGCGGACGACACGGCTGGCAGCTCACGGCGGCCGGCGAGATACTGATCCCCCACGCCGAAGCGATCGAGAACGCTCGGCTCGCCGCGGTCGACGAGCTCTCGACATCCCGGCAGACCTTGAGCGGGGCCATCCGCGTGCTCGCACCGGATGGATTCGGCGTCTACGTCCTGATTCCCGGCCTCGCTGATCTTCGGGACCAGCACCCTGATCTCACACTCGAGATCTCGACGGCGACGAGTCAGGGCGCCGTCACCGCACGCGACTTCGACGTGGCGATCTCACTCGAGCCCTCGAGCGTCCCCACCGTGCGTGCCGCACCGCTCGCCGAGTACGAGCTGCGGCTCTACGCCTCCGCCGACTACCTCCGCCGCAACGGCGAACCCTCGAGCACACGGGACGTGATCGACGGACACAGCGTCATCTGGTACATCGATTCGATGCTGGACGTGCGGCCGCTACGACTGCTCGACACGATTCTCGCCGGGGCACACGCTCGCGTGCAGTGCAACAACATCACCGGTCAGGTCCAGGCGGCGATCAACGGGCTGGGGATCGCACCGCTTCCCACATTCATCGGAGAGCGGGAACCGCGCCTCGTCCCCGTTCTGCCGGAGTCGTTCGCCGTGAAGCGCGCCTACTGGATGATCGCTCCGGAGATCGGGCTTCCCCTGCGCCGAGTGCAGGCGACCATCGAGGCCGTGCGCGCCCTCGTCGACAAGCATCCCGACCTCGACCTGCTGCCGCGGGCAGACGGCGCTCCCGGATGA
- a CDS encoding iron-containing alcohol dehydrogenase: MVFQVAVPSDLRIGGGSLAQLPDVLRRLGSARPLIVTDGFLTGNGTADRVAALLRDAGLHPAVFSGVVPDPTTISLRGGLEAAKEHQADVLVGLGGGSPIDTAKALAVLAVRNGELRDLKAPFSYDGPALPVVAVPTTAGTGSEATRFTVITDSDTGEKMLCAGPSYLPVAGIVDFELTMSMPPRLTADTGIDALTHAVEAYVSRHRNAFSDSVALRAMTIIGRNLREAYRDGGDRDARAAMMEAATLAGIAFSNSSVALVHGMSRPLGAHFHVSHGMSNAMLFAAVTEFSLGVADDRYADCARALGLVDDSIADADAAIALVDELRALATGLAVPTPEEFGVSSADWVALVPTMAEQALASGSPGNNPRVPTASDIERLYHRVFDGGIR, translated from the coding sequence ATGGTTTTCCAGGTCGCGGTCCCTTCGGATCTCCGCATCGGCGGCGGATCCCTCGCACAACTGCCCGACGTGCTGCGGCGCCTCGGTTCTGCTCGGCCATTGATCGTCACCGATGGGTTCCTCACCGGCAACGGCACGGCCGATCGAGTCGCCGCTCTGCTCAGAGACGCGGGCCTGCACCCTGCGGTCTTCTCGGGTGTGGTGCCCGATCCGACCACGATCTCGCTGCGCGGTGGACTGGAAGCTGCAAAGGAGCACCAGGCGGATGTCCTCGTCGGGCTGGGCGGCGGGAGTCCGATCGACACCGCGAAGGCGCTCGCCGTGCTCGCCGTGCGCAACGGCGAGCTGCGCGATCTCAAGGCTCCGTTCAGCTATGACGGGCCCGCTCTCCCCGTCGTCGCCGTGCCCACGACGGCCGGTACCGGGTCGGAAGCGACGCGGTTCACCGTCATCACCGACAGCGACACGGGAGAGAAGATGCTGTGCGCGGGCCCGTCGTACCTCCCGGTCGCCGGAATCGTCGACTTCGAGCTGACCATGAGCATGCCCCCTCGCCTCACCGCCGACACCGGGATCGATGCGCTCACCCACGCGGTCGAGGCTTACGTCAGCCGTCATCGGAATGCCTTCTCCGACTCTGTCGCCCTTCGCGCGATGACCATCATCGGGCGCAATCTGCGCGAGGCCTATCGTGACGGCGGTGACCGAGACGCCCGCGCCGCGATGATGGAGGCGGCCACGCTCGCCGGTATCGCCTTCTCGAACTCGAGCGTCGCGCTCGTCCACGGCATGAGCCGTCCGCTCGGCGCGCACTTCCACGTGAGTCACGGCATGTCGAACGCGATGCTCTTCGCTGCTGTCACCGAGTTCTCGCTCGGCGTCGCCGACGACCGCTACGCGGACTGCGCCCGCGCTCTGGGGCTGGTCGACGACAGCATCGCCGATGCGGATGCCGCCATCGCTCTGGTGGACGAGCTTCGCGCGCTCGCGACCGGACTCGCGGTCCCGACCCCGGAGGAATTCGGAGTCTCGAGCGCGGACTGGGTGGCACTCGTCCCCACCATGGCCGAGCAGGCGCTGGCCTCCGGTTCGCCGGGCAACAACCCCCGGGTGCCGACGGCATCCGACATCGAACGCCTCTACCACCGCGTCTTCGACGGCGGCATTCGATGA